A region from the Pseudomonas cucumis genome encodes:
- the tkt gene encoding transketolase — MPSRRERANAIRALSMDAVQKANSGHPGAPMGMADIAEVLWRDYLKHSPSNPSFADRDRFVLSNGHGSMLIYSLLHLTGYDLSIDDLKNFRQLHSRTPGHPEFGYTPGVETTTGPLGQGLANAVGFALAEKVLAAQFNRPGHNIVDHHTYVFLGDGCMMEGISHEVSSLAGTLGLGKLIAFYDDNGISIDGEVEGWFTDDTPKRFEAYNWQVIRNVDGHDPEEIKIAIDTARKSEQPTLICCKTTIGFGSPNKQGKEDCHGAPLGDAEIALTREALKWNHGPFEIPANIYAEWDAKEAGRAAEAEWDQRFAAYSAAFPELANELIRRLSGDLPEDFAEKASAYIAEVAAKGETIASRKASQNALNAFGPLLPELLGGSADLAGSNLTLWKGCKGVTAEDASGNYMYYGVREFGMSAIMNGVALHGGLVPYGATFLMFMEYARNAVRMSALMKKRIIYVFTHDSIGLGEDGPTHQPIEQLASLRCTPNLDTWRPADAVESAVAWKCALERDDGPSALIFSRQNLQHQTRNAIQIEEIARGGYVLKDCAGEPELILIATGSEVGLAVQAFDKLTEQGRKVRVVSMPCTSVFEAQDAGYKQSVLPLQVSARIAIEAAHADYWYKYVGLEGRVIGMTTYGESAPAPALFEEFGFTLENILGQAEELLED, encoded by the coding sequence ATGCCCAGCCGTCGTGAGCGTGCCAACGCCATTCGTGCCCTCAGCATGGATGCCGTGCAAAAAGCCAACAGCGGCCATCCCGGTGCCCCTATGGGTATGGCGGATATCGCCGAAGTACTTTGGCGTGACTACCTGAAGCACAGCCCGAGCAATCCATCGTTCGCCGACCGTGACCGCTTCGTGCTGTCCAACGGTCACGGTTCGATGCTGATCTACTCGCTGCTGCACCTGACCGGCTACGACCTGTCGATCGATGACCTGAAAAACTTCCGCCAGCTGCACAGCCGCACGCCGGGTCACCCGGAATTCGGCTACACCCCGGGCGTTGAAACCACCACCGGTCCATTGGGCCAAGGCCTGGCCAACGCCGTGGGTTTCGCTCTGGCAGAAAAAGTCCTGGCGGCGCAGTTCAACCGTCCCGGCCATAACATTGTCGATCACCACACCTACGTGTTCCTGGGTGATGGCTGCATGATGGAAGGCATTTCCCACGAAGTCAGCTCCCTGGCCGGTACGCTGGGCCTGGGCAAGCTGATCGCCTTCTATGATGACAACGGCATCTCCATCGACGGCGAAGTCGAAGGCTGGTTCACCGACGACACGCCGAAGCGTTTCGAGGCCTACAACTGGCAAGTGATCCGCAACGTCGACGGTCACGACCCGGAAGAAATCAAGATCGCCATCGACACGGCGCGCAAAAGCGAGCAGCCGACGCTGATCTGCTGCAAGACCACCATCGGTTTCGGTTCGCCGAACAAGCAAGGCAAGGAAGACTGCCACGGCGCCCCATTGGGTGACGCGGAAATCGCCCTGACCCGTGAAGCACTGAAGTGGAACCACGGCCCGTTCGAAATCCCGGCCAACATTTATGCCGAGTGGGACGCCAAGGAAGCCGGTCGCGCTGCCGAAGCCGAGTGGGATCAGCGTTTCGCTGCTTACTCCGCTGCCTTCCCGGAGCTGGCCAACGAACTGATTCGTCGTCTGAGCGGCGACCTGCCGGAAGACTTCGCTGAAAAAGCCTCGGCGTATATCGCTGAAGTCGCGGCCAAAGGCGAAACCATCGCCAGCCGTAAAGCCAGCCAGAACGCCCTGAACGCGTTCGGCCCGCTGCTGCCGGAATTGCTCGGCGGTTCGGCTGACCTGGCCGGTTCCAACCTGACCCTGTGGAAAGGTTGCAAAGGCGTCACCGCCGAAGACGCCAGCGGTAACTACATGTACTACGGCGTTCGCGAGTTCGGCATGAGCGCGATCATGAACGGCGTGGCCCTGCACGGCGGCCTGGTGCCTTACGGCGCGACCTTCCTGATGTTCATGGAATACGCCCGCAACGCAGTGCGCATGTCGGCGCTGATGAAGAAACGCATCATCTATGTGTTCACCCACGACTCCATCGGTCTGGGCGAAGACGGCCCGACTCACCAGCCGATCGAGCAACTGGCCAGCCTGCGCTGCACGCCGAACCTCGACACCTGGCGTCCAGCCGATGCCGTTGAATCGGCAGTGGCCTGGAAATGCGCTCTGGAGCGTGACGACGGTCCTTCGGCACTGATCTTCTCCCGTCAGAACCTGCAGCACCAAACCCGCAATGCGATCCAGATCGAAGAAATCGCCCGTGGCGGTTACGTGTTGAAGGACTGCGCAGGCGAGCCTGAGCTGATCCTGATCGCCACCGGTTCGGAAGTCGGCCTGGCCGTTCAAGCCTTCGACAAACTGACCGAGCAAGGCCGCAAGGTACGTGTTGTTTCGATGCCGTGCACCAGCGTCTTCGAAGCCCAGGATGCCGGCTACAAGCAATCGGTTCTGCCATTGCAGGTCAGCGCCCGTATCGCCATCGAAGCCGCCCACGCGGACTACTGGTACAAGTACGTGGGCCTGGAAGGCCGCGTGATCGGCATGACCACCTACGGCGAGTCGGCGCCTGCGCCTGCCTTGTTCGAAGAGTTCGGCTTCACCCTGGAAAACATCCTGGGTCAGGCTGAAGAGCTGCTGGAAGACTAA
- the epd gene encoding erythrose-4-phosphate dehydrogenase, whose product MPQPRPYKVALNGYGRIGRCVLRALFERGEKAGFEIVAINDLADMASIEYLTRFDSTHGRFPGEVRVEGDCLHINGDCVKVLRSATPEGIDWASLGVDLVLECSGAYHTRQDGQRFLDAGAPRVLFSQPMASEADVDATIVYGVNQDCLTGDELLVSNASCTTNCGVPLLRLLDQAIGLEYVSITTIHSAMNDQPVIDAYHHEDLRRTRSAFQSVIPVSTGLARGIERLLPELAGRIQAKAVRVPTVNVSCLDITMQTVSDTDATEVNRILREAATHGPLKGLLAYTELPHASCDFNHDPHSAIVDASQTRVSGPRLVNILAWFDNEWGFANRMLDVAEHYLQTAAPQPKPAL is encoded by the coding sequence ATGCCTCAACCGCGTCCTTACAAAGTTGCACTCAACGGCTACGGCCGGATTGGTCGTTGCGTCTTGCGTGCGTTGTTTGAGCGAGGCGAAAAGGCCGGGTTTGAAATTGTCGCGATCAACGATCTGGCCGACATGGCCAGCATCGAATACCTGACACGCTTCGATTCCACTCACGGGCGCTTTCCCGGCGAAGTGAGGGTCGAGGGCGATTGTCTGCATATTAATGGCGACTGCGTGAAGGTCTTGCGCAGTGCCACCCCCGAAGGCATCGATTGGGCGTCACTGGGTGTCGATCTGGTGCTGGAGTGCTCCGGCGCTTACCACACCCGTCAGGATGGCCAGCGTTTTCTCGACGCCGGTGCGCCACGGGTGCTGTTCTCCCAGCCGATGGCCAGCGAGGCGGATGTCGACGCCACCATCGTCTACGGTGTGAACCAGGATTGCCTGACCGGCGACGAGCTCCTGGTGTCCAACGCCTCCTGCACCACCAATTGCGGCGTGCCGCTGTTGCGCCTGCTGGATCAGGCCATTGGTCTGGAATACGTATCGATCACCACCATCCACTCGGCAATGAACGATCAACCGGTCATCGACGCCTATCATCACGAAGACTTGCGCCGTACCCGTTCGGCGTTCCAGTCGGTGATTCCGGTGTCCACTGGTCTGGCGCGAGGCATTGAACGCCTGCTGCCGGAACTTGCCGGGCGAATTCAGGCCAAAGCCGTGCGGGTGCCGACGGTTAACGTGTCCTGCCTCGACATTACGATGCAGACCGTAAGTGATACCGACGCCACCGAGGTCAACCGGATTCTGCGCGAGGCCGCCACTCATGGCCCGCTCAAGGGCCTTCTGGCCTACACCGAGTTGCCTCACGCCAGTTGTGATTTCAATCATGACCCACATTCGGCCATCGTCGATGCCAGTCAGACCCGCGTTTCCGGCCCTCGGCTGGTGAACATCCTGGCCTGGTTCGACAACGAATGGGGTTTTGCCAATCGAATGCTGGACGTTGCAGAACACTATTTGCAAACAGCTGCACCACAACCAAAACCTGCTCTCTAA
- the mltA gene encoding murein transglycosylase A: protein MNSRFKAWRHNLAWTLPMVAVLAGCTGGDSSKPKTHALATYSSATWEALPAVSDNDLVAGFGSWRSACTRLKADPVWGGTCAASVNVQPTANDIRGFLKQNLDVYGLRAANDNPNGLITGYYEPVYPGSLTQTEEANIPVYGVPEDMIVVSLDSIYPELKGKRLRGRLEGRVLKPYDDAATIETKGVKAPVIAWLTDPMNLQFLQIQGSGRIQLDDGRQLRIGYADQNGHPYRPIGRWLVDQGELKKEDVTMSAIDNWAKANPTRIPELLGSNPSYVFFNRNPDSNEGPRGSLNVPLTAGYSAAVDRKVIPLGSLLWLSTTRPDGSALVRPVAAQDTGGAIAGEVRADLFWGTGDAAGQLAGDMKQQGQIWMLWPKGAALPQVPQVADKL from the coding sequence ATGAACAGCCGTTTCAAGGCATGGCGTCACAACCTGGCCTGGACCCTCCCGATGGTGGCCGTGCTGGCAGGTTGCACCGGCGGCGACAGCAGCAAACCGAAAACCCACGCACTGGCGACCTACTCCAGCGCTACTTGGGAAGCGCTTCCGGCGGTGTCCGACAACGACCTCGTCGCCGGCTTCGGATCGTGGCGCAGCGCTTGCACCCGACTCAAGGCCGACCCGGTCTGGGGCGGCACCTGTGCGGCTTCCGTCAATGTGCAGCCCACCGCCAATGACATCCGCGGTTTCCTCAAACAGAACCTGGACGTCTATGGCCTGCGTGCCGCCAATGACAACCCCAACGGTCTGATTACCGGTTACTACGAACCGGTGTACCCCGGCAGCCTGACCCAGACCGAGGAAGCCAACATCCCGGTGTACGGTGTGCCTGAGGACATGATCGTCGTCTCGCTGGACAGTATCTATCCGGAACTCAAAGGCAAGCGCCTGCGGGGCAGACTCGAAGGGCGCGTGCTCAAGCCGTACGACGACGCGGCAACCATTGAAACAAAAGGTGTGAAGGCGCCGGTGATTGCCTGGCTGACCGACCCGATGAACCTGCAGTTTTTGCAAATCCAGGGTTCGGGTCGTATCCAGCTCGACGATGGCCGTCAATTGCGCATCGGTTATGCCGACCAGAACGGCCATCCTTATCGTCCCATCGGCCGATGGCTGGTGGATCAAGGCGAGTTGAAGAAAGAAGACGTGACCATGAGCGCGATCGATAACTGGGCCAAGGCCAATCCGACGCGCATCCCCGAACTGCTCGGCAGCAACCCCAGCTACGTGTTCTTCAATCGCAACCCGGACAGCAACGAAGGGCCACGCGGTTCGCTGAATGTGCCATTGACCGCTGGTTATAGCGCGGCCGTGGACCGCAAGGTGATTCCGCTCGGCAGTCTGTTGTGGTTATCGACCACGCGACCGGACGGCAGCGCGCTGGTACGTCCGGTGGCCGCGCAAGATACTGGCGGCGCCATTGCCGGCGAGGTTCGTGCGGACCTGTTCTGGGGCACGGGCGACGCGGCCGGGCAACTGGCCGGCGACATGAAACAGCAGGGGCAGATCTGGATGCTCTGGCCTAAAGGGGCGGCATTGCCACAAGTACCGCAGGTGGCTGACAAACTTTAA
- the ligB gene encoding NAD-dependent DNA ligase LigB translates to MLPNLRLFFGSLLTFACLTANAAECPDWPPARAQKEITTLQQQIDRWDDSYHREGQSLIADELYDQSRARLTEWRECFDSGASAEPLRTAGGTVAHPIAHTGLEKLRDGRAVEAWLKDRGEVWIQPKVDGVAVTLIYRNGRLHRAISRGDGVNGQDWTASARQIAAIPQKLPRSMDLLLQGELYWRLTEHVQAQAGSLNARATVAGLMARKALSAEQAAGIGLFVWDWPQGPKNLPARVAALDELGFPSTAPYSQPIEAFADAERWRDHWYRSPLPFATDGVVLRQDQRPPAERWQAKTPYWSVAWKYPFAQALAEVRKVHFKIGRTGRITPVLDLVPVTLDDRQIKRVSVSSLQRWEALDIRPGDQVAISLAGLTIPRLDGVVLRSTERQELNAPRAADFHSLSCWQPTPGCESQFLARLSWLSGKQGLALPHVGPGTWEKLLKAERLGSLVDWMTLDEQELAKIDGFGERSSARLLNSFNSARQRPFARWLKALGLPPTGQARLADSWPALAQRNTEQWQAEAGIGPGRAAQLSAFFRDPQVLALSETLRVAGIDGF, encoded by the coding sequence ATGCTGCCCAACCTGCGCCTGTTTTTCGGATCCCTGCTGACCTTTGCCTGCCTGACCGCCAATGCCGCCGAATGCCCCGACTGGCCGCCCGCCCGAGCACAGAAAGAAATCACCACCCTGCAACAGCAAATCGATCGCTGGGACGACAGCTACCACCGTGAAGGCCAGTCGCTGATTGCCGACGAACTCTACGATCAGTCCCGTGCGCGACTGACCGAATGGCGTGAATGTTTTGATTCAGGCGCCTCTGCCGAACCGTTGCGCACGGCCGGCGGCACGGTTGCTCACCCCATCGCCCACACTGGCCTGGAAAAGCTGCGCGATGGGCGCGCCGTCGAAGCCTGGCTAAAAGATCGGGGCGAAGTCTGGATTCAGCCCAAGGTCGACGGTGTGGCGGTGACGTTGATCTATCGCAACGGCCGGTTACACCGGGCGATCAGTCGGGGGGACGGGGTAAACGGCCAGGACTGGACCGCCTCGGCGCGCCAGATCGCCGCCATCCCTCAAAAGCTTCCGCGGTCGATGGACTTGCTGCTGCAAGGCGAACTCTATTGGCGCCTGACCGAACACGTACAAGCCCAGGCCGGCAGCCTCAATGCCCGTGCCACAGTGGCCGGGCTGATGGCACGCAAGGCGCTGAGCGCCGAGCAAGCCGCCGGTATCGGATTGTTTGTCTGGGACTGGCCACAAGGTCCGAAAAACCTGCCAGCCCGCGTAGCGGCTCTGGATGAATTGGGGTTCCCGAGCACGGCACCCTACAGTCAGCCGATCGAGGCATTTGCCGATGCCGAACGCTGGCGCGATCACTGGTATCGCTCGCCCCTGCCCTTTGCCACCGATGGGGTCGTGCTGCGACAGGACCAACGCCCACCGGCCGAGCGCTGGCAGGCGAAAACGCCTTACTGGAGCGTCGCCTGGAAATACCCTTTCGCCCAGGCGCTGGCCGAGGTGCGCAAGGTCCATTTCAAGATCGGACGAACCGGCCGGATCACCCCGGTGCTGGATCTGGTACCGGTGACGCTCGATGACCGGCAGATCAAGCGTGTGAGTGTCAGCTCCCTGCAACGCTGGGAAGCGCTGGATATTCGCCCGGGCGATCAGGTCGCTATCAGCCTGGCGGGGCTGACCATCCCCAGACTCGATGGTGTCGTATTGCGCAGCACCGAACGCCAGGAATTGAATGCACCGCGGGCAGCAGACTTTCATTCCTTAAGCTGCTGGCAACCAACACCCGGCTGCGAAAGCCAATTCCTCGCACGCCTGAGCTGGCTCAGCGGCAAACAGGGGCTGGCCTTGCCTCATGTCGGACCAGGCACCTGGGAGAAACTGCTCAAGGCCGAACGCCTCGGCAGCTTGGTCGATTGGATGACCCTCGATGAGCAAGAGCTTGCTAAGATTGACGGCTTCGGCGAGCGCAGCAGTGCTCGTCTTTTGAACAGCTTCAACAGTGCCCGGCAACGCCCATTCGCTCGCTGGCTCAAAGCCTTGGGGTTGCCGCCAACCGGCCAGGCACGCCTCGCCGACTCCTGGCCGGCGCTGGCCCAACGAAACACCGAACAATGGCAGGCGGAAGCCGGCATCGGCCCGGGGCGCGCAGCGCAATTGAGCGCATTTTTCCGCGACCCGCAGGTCCTGGCCTTGAGTGAGACATTACGTGTTGCCGGGATTGACGGTTTCTAG
- a CDS encoding ArsR/SmtB family transcription factor — translation MNLRIPSIRHDDCDELAALCKAGGDPLRLNVLRALANDSFGVLELAQIFGIGQSGMSHHLKVLAQADLVATRREGNAIFYRRALPHTDLLGGKLHAALLEEVDNLPLPTDVQSRIGQVHGQRAAASQDFFSRVAEKFRAQQDLIAGLPQYRESVVALLDKLSFGPDATAIEVGPGDGGFLPELAHRFAQVTALDNSPAMLDLARQVCEREMLANVSLQLADALNGVSLKADCVVLNMVLHHFAAPAEALKRMADLLQPGGSLLVTELCSHNQSWAREACGDLWLGFEQDDLARWATAAGLVPGESLYVGLRNGFQIQVRHFQRPAGDTHHR, via the coding sequence ATGAATTTACGCATACCTTCCATTCGACATGACGATTGCGATGAGCTGGCGGCCCTGTGCAAGGCCGGCGGCGATCCTCTGCGGCTGAATGTATTGCGCGCGCTGGCCAACGATTCGTTCGGCGTACTGGAACTGGCGCAGATCTTCGGCATCGGTCAGTCCGGTATGAGTCATCACCTCAAGGTTTTGGCCCAGGCCGATCTGGTGGCGACCCGTCGTGAAGGCAATGCGATTTTCTACCGTCGCGCCCTGCCCCACACCGATCTGCTGGGCGGCAAGCTGCATGCCGCACTGCTGGAAGAAGTGGACAACCTGCCCCTGCCGACTGACGTTCAGTCGCGGATCGGTCAGGTCCACGGACAGCGAGCGGCGGCCAGCCAGGACTTTTTCTCACGCGTTGCGGAGAAGTTTCGCGCCCAGCAAGACTTGATCGCCGGCCTGCCGCAATACCGCGAAAGCGTGGTGGCACTGCTCGACAAGCTGAGTTTCGGCCCCGACGCCACAGCCATCGAAGTGGGCCCTGGCGATGGCGGTTTTCTGCCGGAGCTGGCGCATCGTTTCGCTCAAGTCACGGCGCTGGACAACAGCCCGGCGATGCTCGATCTGGCCCGTCAGGTCTGCGAACGTGAAATGCTGGCTAACGTCAGCCTGCAATTGGCCGATGCATTGAACGGTGTAAGCCTCAAGGCTGATTGCGTTGTATTGAACATGGTACTGCACCATTTCGCCGCGCCGGCCGAAGCACTCAAGCGCATGGCCGACTTGCTGCAACCGGGCGGTAGCCTGCTCGTGACAGAGTTATGTAGCCACAACCAGAGTTGGGCCAGGGAGGCCTGCGGTGATCTCTGGTTGGGGTTTGAACAGGACGATCTGGCCCGTTGGGCCACCGCTGCGGGACTCGTTCCCGGGGAAAGCCTCTATGTAGGCTTACGTAATGGTTTCCAGATTCAGGTCCGCCATTTTCAGCGACCGGCTGGCGACACTCACCATCGGTAA
- a CDS encoding MAPEG family protein: protein MTVALWCILIAICLPYLCTGIAKISGGYGLRHNHDPRGFLDSLEGLGKRAHAAQLNSFEVTPAFAAAVIVAHLAGNAELVTINVLSVLFITSRLLFIICYLADWAMLRSLVWFVGMGLIVSFFVVSV, encoded by the coding sequence ATGACGGTTGCTCTGTGGTGCATTTTGATTGCGATCTGCTTGCCTTATTTGTGCACAGGCATCGCCAAAATCAGTGGCGGGTACGGGCTTAGACACAACCATGACCCTCGGGGGTTTCTCGACTCGCTGGAAGGCTTGGGCAAGCGGGCGCATGCGGCGCAACTGAACAGTTTTGAAGTGACTCCGGCGTTTGCGGCGGCGGTGATCGTGGCTCACTTGGCCGGCAACGCCGAACTGGTGACCATCAATGTGCTGTCGGTGCTGTTCATCACCAGTCGGCTGCTCTTCATTATTTGCTACTTGGCGGACTGGGCAATGTTGCGGTCGCTGGTGTGGTTTGTGGGGATGGGGTTGATTGTCAGTTTCTTTGTGGTGTCGGTTTAA
- a CDS encoding DUF1090 domain-containing protein: MKLLSPLALLTLCSVMAAPLMAAEDAPGLTGCAAKKQGIINQIELAKSRGNADQQAGLETALSEVTAHCTDASLKKERENKVLDAKHEVSTRQADLDKAMKKGDAEKINKRKDKLAQSRKELQEALDELDK, encoded by the coding sequence ATGAAACTTCTTTCACCGCTCGCCTTGTTGACCCTGTGCAGCGTGATGGCCGCTCCATTGATGGCCGCCGAAGACGCCCCGGGCCTGACCGGCTGTGCCGCCAAAAAACAAGGCATCATCAACCAGATCGAACTGGCCAAGTCCCGCGGCAACGCCGATCAACAGGCTGGCCTGGAAACCGCCCTGAGCGAAGTCACGGCCCATTGCACCGACGCCTCCTTGAAGAAGGAACGGGAAAACAAGGTGCTCGACGCCAAGCACGAAGTCAGCACGCGTCAGGCCGATCTCGACAAGGCCATGAAGAAAGGCGACGCCGAGAAGATCAACAAGCGCAAAGACAAACTGGCTCAATCGCGCAAGGAATTGCAGGAAGCGCTCGACGAACTGGACAAGTAA
- a CDS encoding EamA family transporter, with amino-acid sequence MLATVLVLVAALLHAAWNTLIKFSAERLLVVACMDSVALLFVVLMLPFVALPPLEMWPWILASAAFELLYRYLLIQAYRVGDLGLVYPLMRGLSPLVVLALTLIFAGEVLTAQQIFGILLIPFGMLCLLWQGGGGVRLPWSMLPVVALIGFCIGCYTFIDGQALRRWSHPLDYLVWVTLFSAWPFPLLALVSKRPAFMLFWREQWRLGLAVGFCVLFSYALVLWAMQLGSIAEAAALREISVILVVLFGMRYLKEPFGRPRLLACGLVLIGMLVMKF; translated from the coding sequence GTGCTTGCGACGGTTCTGGTGTTGGTGGCGGCGCTGTTGCACGCGGCGTGGAATACCCTGATCAAATTCAGTGCGGAGCGGCTATTGGTGGTGGCCTGCATGGACAGCGTGGCCCTGCTGTTTGTCGTACTGATGCTGCCCTTCGTGGCGCTGCCGCCACTGGAGATGTGGCCATGGATTCTCGCGTCAGCGGCATTCGAGTTGCTCTATCGCTACCTGTTGATCCAGGCCTATCGGGTGGGCGATCTCGGTCTGGTCTATCCCTTGATGCGCGGCCTGTCGCCGTTGGTGGTGCTGGCACTGACGCTGATCTTCGCCGGGGAAGTGCTGACGGCTCAGCAGATTTTCGGAATTTTGCTGATCCCGTTCGGCATGTTGTGCCTGCTCTGGCAGGGCGGTGGCGGGGTGCGTCTGCCGTGGTCGATGTTACCGGTGGTGGCGCTGATCGGGTTTTGCATCGGGTGTTACACCTTCATCGATGGTCAGGCCCTGCGGCGCTGGTCTCATCCGCTGGATTACCTGGTGTGGGTCACCTTGTTCAGCGCCTGGCCGTTTCCGCTGTTGGCGCTGGTGAGTAAACGCCCGGCGTTCATGCTGTTCTGGCGTGAGCAGTGGCGGTTGGGCTTGGCGGTCGGGTTTTGCGTACTGTTCAGTTACGCTCTGGTGTTGTGGGCGATGCAGCTCGGCTCGATTGCCGAAGCGGCGGCGTTGCGCGAGATCAGTGTGATTCTGGTGGTGCTGTTCGGTATGCGCTATCTGAAAGAACCTTTCGGCAGACCCCGGCTCTTGGCCTGTGGGTTGGTGTTGATCGGCATGTTGGTGATGAAGTTTTAG
- the metK gene encoding methionine adenosyltransferase, with protein MSEYSLFTSESVSEGHPDKIADQISDAVLDAIIAEDKFARVAVETLVKTGVAIIAGEVTTSAWVDLEDIVRNVILDIGYNSSNVGFDGATCGVMNIIGKQSPDINQGVDRAKPEDQGAGDQGLMFGYASNETDVLMPAPITFSHQLVQRQAEARKSGLLPWLRPDAKSQVTCRYEGGKVVGIDAVVLSTQHNPDVSYKDLREGVMELIVKHVLPAELLSKDTQFHINPTGQFIIGGPVGDCGLTGRKIIVDSYGGMARHGGGAFSGKDPSKVDRSAAYAGRYVAKNIVAAGLAERCEIQVSYAIGVAQPTSISLNTFGTGKISDDKIVKLVREVFDLRPYAITTMLDLLHPMYQETAAYGHFGRTPATKTVGDDTFTTFTWEKTDRADDLRVAAGL; from the coding sequence ATGAGCGAATACTCCCTCTTCACCTCCGAGTCCGTGTCTGAAGGGCATCCGGACAAAATCGCCGACCAGATTTCCGATGCGGTGCTGGACGCCATCATTGCTGAAGACAAATTCGCCCGTGTAGCGGTCGAGACTCTGGTAAAAACCGGCGTGGCAATCATCGCAGGTGAAGTCACCACATCGGCCTGGGTCGATCTGGAAGACATCGTCCGGAACGTGATTCTCGACATCGGCTACAACAGCTCCAATGTCGGCTTCGACGGTGCGACCTGCGGCGTGATGAACATCATCGGCAAGCAGTCCCCTGACATCAACCAAGGTGTTGATCGTGCCAAGCCTGAAGACCAGGGCGCCGGCGACCAGGGCCTGATGTTCGGCTACGCCAGCAACGAAACCGACGTGCTGATGCCAGCACCGATCACGTTCTCGCACCAGCTTGTGCAAAGGCAAGCCGAAGCCCGTAAATCCGGCCTGCTGCCTTGGCTGCGCCCGGACGCCAAGTCGCAAGTGACTTGCCGTTACGAAGGCGGCAAGGTTGTCGGTATCGACGCCGTTGTACTGTCGACCCAGCACAACCCTGACGTGTCCTACAAAGACCTGCGCGAAGGCGTGATGGAACTGATCGTCAAGCACGTACTGCCTGCCGAGTTGCTGTCCAAGGACACCCAGTTCCACATCAACCCGACCGGCCAATTCATCATCGGTGGCCCGGTTGGCGACTGCGGCCTGACCGGTCGCAAGATCATCGTCGACAGCTACGGCGGCATGGCCCGTCACGGCGGCGGCGCGTTCTCCGGCAAGGATCCATCGAAGGTTGACCGTTCGGCGGCCTACGCCGGTCGTTACGTGGCCAAGAACATCGTCGCGGCCGGCCTGGCCGAGCGTTGCGAGATTCAGGTTTCCTACGCGATCGGTGTTGCCCAGCCTACGTCGATTTCGTTGAACACCTTCGGCACCGGCAAAATCAGCGACGACAAGATCGTCAAACTGGTTCGCGAAGTGTTCGACCTGCGTCCATACGCGATCACCACCATGCTCGACCTGCTGCACCCGATGTACCAGGAAACCGCTGCGTACGGCCACTTCGGTCGCACCCCGGCAACCAAGACTGTGGGCGACGATACGTTCACCACTTTCACCTGGGAAAAAACCGACCGCGCCGACGACCTGCGTGTCGCGGCCGGCCTGTAA
- a CDS encoding c-type cytochrome encodes MTLKRLSVVLLACLTLSACGGVDPNSPLGQRKAIFKQMLKTGEDLGGMLRGRIAFDGPKFADGAVKLDALSHEPWKHFPQVREEDHTSAKDDVWQKQARFQELARTLEGATGELVIASKIQPYKVSNLGPAVQKVEDACSACHKEFRDH; translated from the coding sequence ATGACTCTTAAAAGACTTTCCGTTGTATTGCTGGCCTGCCTGACCTTGTCCGCCTGCGGTGGTGTCGACCCGAACTCGCCGCTGGGTCAGCGCAAGGCGATCTTCAAGCAGATGCTCAAGACCGGCGAAGACCTGGGCGGTATGTTGCGTGGACGTATTGCGTTCGATGGCCCTAAATTCGCCGACGGCGCCGTGAAACTTGATGCCTTGTCCCATGAGCCGTGGAAACATTTCCCGCAGGTGCGCGAAGAGGATCACACCAGCGCCAAGGACGATGTCTGGCAGAAGCAGGCACGTTTCCAGGAGCTGGCCCGCACCCTTGAAGGCGCCACCGGTGAACTTGTGATTGCCAGCAAGATTCAGCCCTACAAGGTCAGCAATCTGGGGCCGGCGGTGCAGAAAGTCGAAGATGCCTGCAGTGCGTGCCATAAAGAGTTTCGGGATCATTGA